One window of Nicotiana tomentosiformis chromosome 11, ASM39032v3, whole genome shotgun sequence genomic DNA carries:
- the LOC138901262 gene encoding uncharacterized protein: MSVIQYEMRFFKLARHAAWLVPTDSEGIKRFIDGLTYQLWLLMTRERVSSATFDKVVDIARQIEIVHSQGRKEREAKRPRGSGGPSGVHSGGQSYHNRDRPYMPQMTRLDHYGASVSHGSYSARSGQSSFSAPPVQSSHHASYAQVSTGSSSSYEEQ; encoded by the coding sequence ATGTCTGTGatccagtacgagatgaggtttttcaAGTTGGCCCGTCACGCAgcttggttggttcccactgatagtgaagggattaagaggttcattgatggcctcacatatcagttgtggttgcttatgactcgggagagggtatcCAGTGCTACTTTTGacaaggtggttgatattgctcggcagatagagatagtTCATAGTCAGGGGCgtaaggagagggaggccaagaggcctcgaggttcgggtgGTCCAAGTGGTGTTCATTCTGGGGGACAATCTTACCACAACAGGGATCGTCCTTATATGCCTCAGATGACTCGTCTAGATCATTATGGTGCATCTGTTAGCCACGGCTCTTACAGTGCTCGCTCAggtcagtcttcattcagtgcaccaccagtgcagagttctcaccatgcctcgtaTGCTCAGGTTTCTACAGGCAGTTCCTCGAGCTATGAGGAGCAGTAG